In the genome of Populus trichocarpa isolate Nisqually-1 chromosome 6, P.trichocarpa_v4.1, whole genome shotgun sequence, one region contains:
- the LOC18099728 gene encoding uncharacterized protein LOC18099728 yields MEPYACVRNQVAFLLLRIVIQWDVRLIYRSGLVQVVWLLPHAVQQREGLLQLEMLKSQKHNNCFLIGTSKMCMVGDKQDADIFFGQNAGYRTLLVLSDRLISLVFEFPLSLK; encoded by the exons ATGGAACCTTATGCATGCGTGAGAAACCAGGTTGCATTTTTATTGCTACGAATCGTGATCCAGTGGGACGTAAGACTGATTTATAGGAGTGGCCTG GTGCAGGTTGTATGGTTGCTGCCACATGCGGTTCAACAGAGAGAGGGCCTATTACAGTTGGAAATGCTCAAGTCTCAAAAACACAACAATTG CTTTCTCATCGGCACCTCCAAAATGTGCATGGTGGGTGATAAACAAGatgctgatattttttttggacaaaatgCTGGCTACAGAACTCTCCTTGTTCTTTCAGATAGACtgatttctcttgtttttgAATTCCCTCTTTCCCTGAAATAG
- the LOC7458467 gene encoding uncharacterized protein LOC7458467 — protein MEALLSQFTLLSNQACQDKNFDPSSIDDLLKLFEIEAYKSWAAMELEQEKEVKQAEVAMQQAEDYLDTVMEDAMDEFRRFEVEMERMARNELESLEKTAESARNMGNLMEKAATIASTKYMEAALNSASASMKTAWKGLSAKKVHPS, from the coding sequence ATGGAAGCTCTCCTCTCCCAATTCACCTTGCTCTCCAACCAAGCTTGCCAAGACAAAAACTTCGATCCCTCCTCCATTGATGATCTTCTGAAACTCTTTGAGATAGAAGCATACAAGTCATGGGCAGCAATGGAACTTGAACAAGAAAAGGAAGTCAAACAAGCTGAAGTGGCTATGCAACAAGCTGAGGATTATCTTGATACAGTCATGGAAGATGCCATGGATGAATTTAGGAGGTTTGAAGTGGAAATGGAACGCATGGCAAGGAATGAACTGGAAAGTTTAGAAAAGACTGCTGAGAGTGCTAGAAACATGGGAAATCTAATGGAGAAAGCTGCAACTATTGCTTCTACGAAATACATGGAGGCTGCACTTAATTCTGCTTCTGCTTCCATGAAAACAGCTTGGAAGGGACTTTCCGCTAAAAAGGTTCATCCTTCATAA
- the LOC7463641 gene encoding serine/threonine-protein kinase D6PKL2 codes for MASITSSKPSLKQHQKTAGVQKLEADLRHLSSQGSKPCKPQLINREQVQLLVENMPKQVLLEAFENIKLLNSNQEGASDSLSIKLESNSSFPCFEQTSTEVDSSVNETRGLQDVSVDQEKKTSEYGSVKNSSVSAKVSDGTSSLGKTSGSAKISDRVDYAEGGKRSMCRGSTSSDVSDESTCSSFSSSISKPHKANDLRWEAIQAVRAKDGVLGLSHFRLLKRLGCGDIGSVYLSELSGTKCYFAMKVMDKGSLASRKKLLRAQTEREILQSLDHPFLPTLYTHFETDKFSCLLMEFCPGGDLHTLRQRQPGKHFQEQAVKFYVAEVLLALEYLHMLGIIYRDLKPENVLVRDDGHIMLSDFDLSLRCTVSPTLVKTASLESEPLRKNPVYCVQPACIEPSCIQPSCVAPTTCFGPRLFSSKSKKDRKPKNELGNQVSPLPELMAEPTDARSMSFVGTHEYLAPEIIKGEGHGSAVDWWTFGIFLYELLFGKTPFKGSGNRATLFNVVGQPLRFPESPVVSFAARDLIRGLLVKEPQHRLAYKRGATEIKQHPFFEGVNWALIRCATPPEIPKPVEIERIPGPASTSEKAATVAAAPGQKGSENYLEFDFF; via the exons ATGGCCTCAATAACTTCTAGCAAACCTTCCTTGAAACAGCACCAGAAAACAGCTGGTGTTCAAAAATTGGAGGCCGACCTTAGGCATTTGTCTTCGCAGGGATCAAAACCATGCAAGCCCCAGCTGATTAATCGTGAGCAGGTACAGCTGTTGGTAGAAAATATGCCAAAGCAGGTTTTGTTAGAagcttttgaaaatataaagctCCTGAATTCTAATCAAGAAGGGGCTTCTGATTCTTTGAGTATTAAGTTGGAATCAAATTCTTCCTTTCCCTGTTTTGAACAAACATCAACTGAGGTGGATTCTAGTGTCAATGAGACTAGAGGCTTACAGGATGTTTCTGTTGatcaagagaagaaaacatCAGAATATGGAAGTGTAAAAAACAGTTCAGTATCTGCCAAAGTTAGTGATGGAACCAGCAGTCTGGGTAAGACGAGTGGAAGTGCCAAGATTAGTGACCGTGTTGATTATGCTGAGGGTGGCAAGAGAAGTATGTGTAGAGGAAGCACCAGCAGTGATGTTAGTGATGAAAGCACATGTAGCAGCTTTAGTAGTAGTATCAGCAAACCTCACAAAGCAAATGACTTGAGATGGGAAGCCATCCAAGCTGTTAGAGCAAAAGATGGGGTTTTAGGTTTGAGTCATTTTAGACTGCTGAAGAGGTTGGGTTGTGGGGATATCGGGAGTGTGTACCTGTCTGAGCTGAGTGGAACTAAGTGTTATTTTGCAATGAAGGTAATGGACAAAGGCTCTCTTGCCAGTCGCAAGAAGCTGCTTCGGGCTCAGACAGAAAGAGAAATATTGCAATCTCTGGACCATCCTTTCCTTCCAACGCTCTACACCCACTTTGAGACAGATAAATTCTCTTGTCTATTAATGGAGTTCTGTCCTGGAGGAGACTTGCACACTCTCAGACAGAGGCAGCCAGGGAAACATTTTCAAGAGCAGGCAGTAAA GTTTTATGTAGCAGAGGTCCTGCTAGCTTTGGAATATTTGCATATGCTTGGGATTATTTACCGTGATCTTAAGCCAGAAAATGTCCTTGTGAGGGATGATGGGCATATAATGCTCTCCGACTTTGACCTTTCCCTCCGTTGTACTGTCAGCCCAACTCTTGTCAAAACAGCATCTCTTGAGTCCGAGCCGTTACGAAAGAACCCTGTTTACTGTGTTCAGCCTGCTTGTATTGAGCCTTCCTGCATCCAGCCATCCTGTGTTGCGCCTACAACATGCTTTGGGCCCCGCCTCTTTTCTAGCAAGTCCAAGAAGGATAGAAAACCCAAAAATGAACTAGGAAATCAAGTTAGTCCATTACCTGAGCTCATGGCAGAGCCAACTGATGCAAGGTCAATGTCGTTTGTTGGGACCCACGAGTATCTGGCTCCTGAGATCATCAAGGGTGAAGGTCATGGAAGTGCTGTTGATTGGTGGACTTTTGGGATCTTTCTATATGAACTCTTATTTGGTAAAACTCCCTTTAAGGGTTCTGGAAATCGAGCCACATTGTTCAATGTTGTTGGCCAGCCTCTTCGATTCCCAGAATCACCAGTTGTTAGTTTTGCAGCAAGGGATCTTATAAGGGGTTTGCTTGTAAAAGAACCGCAACATAGATTGGCATACAAACGAGGGGCAACTGAAATTAAGCAACATCCCTTCTTTGAAGGTGTGAATTGGGCATTAATACGCTGTGCTACCCCACCCGAGATCCCAAAGCCAGTTGAGATTGAGAGGATACCTGGCCCAGCATCAACAAGTGAAAAGGCCGCAACAGTTGCAGCTGCTCCTGGTCAAAAAGGTTCTGAAAATTATCTGGAGTTTGatttcttttag
- the LOC7458468 gene encoding U-box domain-containing protein 35: MSVSLTDQTAYLHQEEDIARTNVYTESSYQHQQCYYAESRSVCEIEEEKYSSDLFEINHGVPLESIKEDIEGSVFSFDVYGEHQKDCVYVGVGKSESSMDALSWTLKNAIIDSNTMVFLIHIFPEIHYIPSPLGRLPKSQVSAQQVENYMAQERDKRRELLQKFINMCSASKVKVDTILVESDAVGKAMMDLITVVNMRKLILGTSKSNLRKLRSKRGNGIADQVIQNAPEFCDVKIICDGKEVVIDQMVGSPITLPDNPSEKSFTLQDESNTNNDSFACMCFKSPKVM; this comes from the exons ATGTCTGTATCATTAACAGATCAAACCGCCTACCTGCACCAAGAAGAAGATATTGCAAGAACTAATGTTTATACTGAAAGTTCATATCAACACCAGCAGTGCTATTATGCTGAAAGCCGTAGCGTATGTGAGATTGAAGAAGAGAAATATTCAAGTGATCTCTTTGAGATTAATCATGGGGTGCCTTTGGAATCCATCAAAGAAGACATAGAAGGGAGTGTGTTTTCCTTTGATGTATATGGAGAGCATCAGAAAGATTGTGTTTATGTTGGTGTAGGAAAGAGTGAGTCTAGCATGGATGCACTTTCTTGGACATTGAAGAATGCTATTATTGATTCCAATACCATGGTTTTTCTCATCCATATCTTCCCTGAGATACATTACATTCCTTCTCCTT TGGGTAGGCTTCCAAAGAGTCAAGTGAGTGCTCAGCAGGTGGAGAATTACATGGCCCAAGAAAGAGACAAGAGGAGAGAACTCCTACAAAAGTTCATCAACATGTGTTCTGCATCCAAG GTTAAGGTAGACACCATCCTCGTTGAAAGTGATGCGGTTGGGAAAGCTATGATGGACCTCATTACAGTTGTCAACATGAGAAAGCTGATTCTTGGAACCTCCAAGTCCAATCTAAG GAAGTTGAGGTCTAAGAGAGGAAATGGGATAGCTGATCAAGTAATTCAAAACGCACCCGAGTTCTGCGATGTCAAGATCATATGCGATGGAAAGGAAGTGGTGATTGACCAGATGGTTGGATCACCTATAACCCTTCCTGACAATCCCAGTGAAAAGTCTTTCACGTTGCAAGATGAATCCAATACAAATAACGACTCGTTTGCTTGCATGTGTTTCAAATCACCGAAAGTTatgtaa